Within Syntrophorhabdaceae bacterium, the genomic segment GGCTTCGTCGATTTCACAACACCGGGGCAGGTGCTTCTTGTAATAGATCTTTAATTGGTTATCGGTCATTATTTTTCAGTTTCTTAGGTTCCTTAAAAAAATGTCACGAAAATTAGATGCGATCCTGCGTTTCATCATTACCTGCGGTTATATTGGGCGGCTGCCCTTTGCCCCCGGCACGTACGCCTCTATACTTGGTTGTATCTTGATATACCTGTTCCCGTTGCCTTTTAATAATCTGCCCTTTGTCATTCTCCTTGTCATATTCTCTGTTTTTTGTATCAACCTGCTCGGATTTGAAGAAAGGGATCCCGGGTATATCGTGATCGATGAACTGGCAGGGATGTGTATTGCCATGGCAGGGCACAGCGTGACCCTTATCAACATCGTTATCGGTTTTGTCTTCTTCCGGGGCTTTGACATCCTGAAGCCATTTCCCATCGGGCACGCGGAGAGGTTGCGAAAGGGATACGGCATAGTTGCAGATGATGTGATTGCAGGGATATTTGCCAATGTGGTGCTGATAGTCTGGAGAAGGATAGCATGGTTTTAGGAAGAATGAAATTGTATTAGGACAATGAAATGGTATTAGAAGAAAGGGTCGGCAGTTTACTGCTCATGCATTCAAAGAAGATAGCCGTTGCCGAGTCCTGTACGGGGGGGCTGGTGGCACACAGGATCACCAACGTTCCCGGTGCGTCGGGTTACTTCGAAACCGGTTTTGTGACCTATAGCAACAAGGCCAAAGAGCATCTTTTGTCGGTTCCGGAAGCGACTATAAAGGCGAAGGGGGCAGTAAGCGACGAGGTTGCGCGATTCATGGCTGAGGGTGTCAGAAAGGCCGCCGGGGTTGATATAGGGTTGGCTATCACCGGAATTGCAGGCCCCGGTGGCGGTACACCTGAAAAACCTGTCGGTACGGTCTATATAGCGCTTGCTGCACCGGATGGGACATTCGTCCGGAAATTTTCTTTCCAG encodes:
- a CDS encoding phosphatidylglycerophosphatase A, translated to MSRKLDAILRFIITCGYIGRLPFAPGTYASILGCILIYLFPLPFNNLPFVILLVIFSVFCINLLGFEERDPGYIVIDELAGMCIAMAGHSVTLINIVIGFVFFRGFDILKPFPIGHAERLRKGYGIVADDVIAGIFANVVLIVWRRIAWF
- a CDS encoding CinA family protein: MVLEERVGSLLLMHSKKIAVAESCTGGLVAHRITNVPGASGYFETGFVTYSNKAKEHLLSVPEATIKAKGAVSDEVARFMAEGVRKAAGVDIGLAITGIAGPGGGTPEKPVGTVYIALAAPDGTFVRKFSFQGDRTEIKLRTSEEALLFILDHLEGRLR